Sequence from the Pedobacter sp. D749 genome:
TTTCAGTCCGGATAATGATAATGAGCGGTCGCGCTATTTAGGCGAAATCTCAACAGAATTTGGCGGAGCGGTTGATCTTAAACTTTTAAAAAATAAATAACACAATATATTATAATGAAACAATTGAACTTAAAACAGCTTCTGATAGGGGCATTAGTTTTAACTACCGGCTTATACGCTTGTAAAAAGGACAGTATAGAAAACCTGCAGATAGATCCGGTTGTAGGTAAATACGAAAATGGCTTTTTTGTAATTGGGGAAGGTTCTTATGGCCAAAATTCGGGCGCAGTGAGTTTTTACCGTTATGGTGATGATACCCTTAATATCAGGGCTTATGAAAAAGAAAATCCAGGTAAAATACTATCAAATGCTGCCAAAACCAGTACGTTGCAGTTTGCTTCGGTTATTAACGGAAGTATTTATTTAATGTGCAAGGTAAATGGCCCGATTGTAAAAATAAACGAATACACCTTAAAAGAAGAAGCAAGATATGTACAGGAAGCCAGCAACTGGATAAGTATTATACAGGTTGATGGAAACAGGGGATTGGTGAGTGCAAACGATGGTGTTTACCAGATTGATCTGAACACATTAGCCGTACAAAATAAACTGACTTCAGTTGGTGCAGTGAATACCGGCGACATGTGGAAAAAAGGCGATTACATTTACCTGTTGCAGAGCAATGGTGCCAAAATTGTATCCGCTAATAATTATTCACTAATTAAAAGTTTCTCCGGTATTAACAGAGGTTTTGCTCAAACACCTAATGGAAAAATTTGGGCATCTACGGGTAGCAGGTTAATTGCCATTGATAATAACTTAGATACAGCAGGTATAGCATTACCTGTGTCAATAGGAACATTTGGATTGGATGCACCGACCCGCATTACCTCATCAACAAAAGAAAATGCCGTTTTCTATCACTCAGGAAAGGCAATTTATAAATACATTGATGGTGATAAAACATCGCTATCGCAGCCATTTATTAATATAAGCGAAGATCCTTTTATGGTTTACGGAGCCATCCGTTACGATAAAAACAGAGATTATATCGTAGTAAACGGAATTCAAAATTATGGGGCAGCTGCTACCGTAAACTACTTATTGATTTATAATGCATCTACAGGTGCATTGGTTAAAAGAATTAAATACGGTGGTGATGGCGTTACTACCGATTTTACAAAGATATTTTTTAATGATTTAGCAATCTTTCATTAAAATTATTACGCCTCAAATGTTAAAGGTCTGCAAATCATTGCAGGCCTTTTTTATGAAGCTTGATTTTATACTATAAGCCCTCATTTATAAACCTGGTAGTAGCTGTAGCCTCCGGTTTCCACCGAGCTATAGCGAATAACGGAAATGGCGTTTCCCAGCATTACTGAAAATGCTTTTCAAAGGAAAATTTTAATTCTAAATATTCTCCACTATTTCATAAAGATAGAGCAACCTAATAGACTTATTAAACTGCTTTTGGCTCTCCACTCTTTTTACTACCTTTGCGGCGCTTTTGGTTCCCGGCTTACAACCGGGATTAAAAGGGAATACAGTGTAAATCTGTAACTGTCCCGCAGCTGTAAGCTCTGTAACGTTTTTCAATTCTTAAGTCACTGCCCAATTAACTACTGAGCGGGAAGACGGAAAAAACGGGAGTAAGTCAGAAGACCTGCCTTTAGCGTTTAATTTCATAGCTTTCGGGGATTGAAGCTAGGATTGAGATATTAACGTTGTTCGTATTTTCATTTCCTTTTCTAATCTGTTGGCCGTGGGCAAATCCACAATCAAATGAACAAAAAAAGAATGCTAACTGTAGCCAGTTTAGGGCTAGCACAGTTAATGATTGGCCAGGTGGCTAATGCTCAAACTCAAGACAGTTTGCAGCTTAAAGATGTTGTAATTTCTGCAACTAAAAATGACCAGAAACAATCCCAGACCGGAAAAGTGGTCACTATCATCAGTCGCGAAGTATTAGATCGCAGCAATGGCAAATCATTACCCGATTTATTAAATGAACAGGCTGGTATCATCATCAGCGGAGGAAACAGCAACCAGGGAAAAGATAAAAGTATCTTTTTCAGGGGATCGGGCAGTGGTTACACTCTGGTATTAATAGATGGTATTATACAGAATGATCCTTCAAGCATTAGCGGAACCTTCGATCTACGTCTGTTCTCCATTGACCAGATCGATCATATCGAGATTTTAAAAGGTGGTCAGTCTACCATTTACGGATCAGATGCCGTTGCAGGCGTAATCAATATTGTAACTAAAAAGGGTGGACCTAAAGGAAATACCATTTACGGTGTAGCCAGTGCAGGCAGCTTCGAAACTTACAAAGGAACTATCGGTTTAAATGGTGGTGTAGAAGATTTTTCTTACAATATTAACTACACGCATTTTAAAACTGATGGTATTTCGGAAGCCGTTGCGCCAGTTGGAAGTACAGCCATGTTTGATAAAGACGGTTTTAAAACAGATGGTTTAAATGCCAATTTCGGGATTAAACTCGACAAACATTTCTCTGTTAACCCTTTTCTGCGTTATTTCTATGGAGATTATAAAATAGATGAAGGTGCGTTTGCCGATGGCTTACCAACTAATAACTCTATTTTAAAGCAGTTTAGTGCGGGCTTCAATTCAGAATACAAATTCAATACTGGTAAAATAACGTTAAATTATAGCCACGAGAGCAATTCAAATGATGTAAAGTCTAGTTATGCAGGTTTTCCAAGTAATTTTTTAAACTTCGGTAAACTTAATGTAGTTGATTTATTCTACAACCAGAAACTGGGTAATAAATTAGATTTATTGGTAGGTATCGACAACAGAAAAATGAAATTAGTTACTGATACCAAAAACCCAACAACCAATATCTTCGCTGCTTATGGATCATTGTTCTTACATGATTTAAGTATTTTTAACCTGGAAGTAGGCGGACGTTACAATAAACATGACCAATATGGCGAAAACTATACCTACTCAGTTACCCCAAGCATTAACATTATTAAAGAAGTAAAATTATTTGGAACAGTATCTACTGCATTCAAAGTTCCTACACTGAATATGTTGTTTGGTCAATATGGTGCCAATCTTGATCTGAAACCAGAAAAATCTCAAAATTATGAGGCTGGTGTAAACTTAAATATCGATGAAGAAGCATTTACTTTGCGCATTACAGGTTTTAAACGCGATTTAACTGATGCTATCGTTTACACCACTGGTTATATTAATCAGGGTAACCAAAAGTATAAAGGTTTTGAGATTGAGCCAGCGGCAAAATTCAGTGTTTTCAATATTAATGGTTACTATGCTTTTGTTGAAGGAAATACGGGAACAACCAATTTTTTAATCCGTAGACCAAAACACACCTTCGGCATTAATGCAGGTGCACAGGCAACCAGCAACCTATATGCAAGTGTCAACTTCCGTTATTTTGGCAAACGTTTCGATACCAATTTTATATCTTATTTAGATGAAGAGATGCCATCATATAACCTGTTAAATGCATATGTAGAATATGCCCTTGCTAAAAAACGCGTGAAAGTATTTTTTGATGCCAAAAATATCCTGAATAAAAAATATACTGAAATTATTGGCTACAATACACCAGGCTTTAACTTTAATACAGGTGTAAGTTTTAATATCCGCTAATAAAAATTTAACTTTGCCTCATACGTATTAACCAAAATAAAATGTCTCATTTAAAATTTAATCCACGCACCTTAATTTTGCTGTTGATGATATTGGCCATAACGGCATTCCGTTTATTGGTAACATTCAACTCTGATGAATTAAAGTTCGCCAATTTCTCATCAATAGGTGCTGTAGCTTTATTTGGAGGAGCCTATTTTAAAGATAATTTAAAAGCATTTGCCTTCCCGTTATTAAGCTTGTTCTTAAGTGATTTGATTTTATCGGCCACCATCTTTAGCAAATACAGCAGTGGTTTTCTTTATGAAGGCTGGTATTGGACCTATATTGCCTTTGCTTTGATGGTGTTGGTTGGTAGAATAATGCTTAAAAATGTAAGCATAGTAAATCTGTTGGCATCAACCTTAGTTATTGTTTTAATCCACTGGATTGTAAGCGATATTGGTGTATGGTACCATAACCCTGCATATACGCAAGATATTGCCGGTTTTTGGACGTGTTTAGTCAAAGCTATTCCATTCGAGATTAGATTCTTAGAAGGAACTGTGATTTACGGCGCATTACTTTTTGGAGCTTTCGAAATCTTGAAAGTAAAATACCCGGTATTAAAGCTGCAAACGCAAAAGTTATAATTAACTGATTGGTGGCTCACCAAACAAAAAAATAGAAATCCTCTTTTGATTCGATTCAAAAGAGGATTTTTTTTAACTTCGAAAATCAATTCCATTTTACCTATTACATCTTACATCCAAATGAAAGTTGTTTCTTTTTTACCTGCCGCTACCAAAATGATTTACGATATGGGCCTGCAAGAATACCTGCATGGCGTAACATTCGAATGCCCTAAAGAGGCAGTAGATCAGCCAAAAGTTGTCCGCTGTATCCTCGAAGGCAAAAACTATTCAAGTATCGAAATCGATCGCATATTTTCAGCCTCAAAAGCGCAGGGTAAAAGTCTGTATTGGGTAGATGATGAGTTGTTAGAAAGCATAGCGCCCGACGTGGTTTTTACACAGGATATCTGCGAGGTTTGTAATATCGATACCGTTTGTACAGAAACGGCCGTAATGAAGCTAAGCAAACTACCTACGCTGGTTCCTTTATCGCCAAATAACTTACAGGATGTATTCGAATGTGCCATAACCATTGCCAAAGCTTTGGGTAAGGAAGAAGTGGCTTTAAATTACCTCGCAAGCTTACAAAAGAAAACAGATTATATTTTAGATCAGCTTAGGGCTAACCGGGCACCGTTAAAAAGGATCATGCTGATGGAATGGATCGAACCGATCTATAATTGCGGACATTGGATTCCTTTTCAGATTGCTGCAGCTGGTGGTGTTGATATGCTTTCCAACCCTGCTGGTGATTCGATTGTTACTCCATGGGAAAAGATTCTGAAGTACAATCCAGAAGTTTTGGTAATTGCTCCTTGTGGGTTCGATCAAAAAAGAAGTCTTGAAGAAATGGCGCTGCTCACCTCAAAACCAGGATGGGATAATTTAGAAGCCGTAAAGAATAATCAGGTTTATATTGCCGACTTTGATATGTTTACCCAGCCAAGCATTGGTACTTTGGTAGAAGGTATTGAAGCTTTAGCTTGCATGTTCCACCCGGAGATTTTTAAAGCTGATGAAAATATGGCTAAGAAGTTTATCAATTACGCGCAATCACTACAATCAGTGTAATATATATGAAATTAGTTGTGTTAACAGGAGCAGGGATCAGTGCCGAAAGTGGATTAAAAACATTCAGGGATGCTGATGGTTTGTGGGAAGGTTACAATATATATGATGTGGCCACACCCGAAGCCTGGGAAAGAAATCCGGAATTAGTACAGGAGTTCTATAACGAAAGAAGAAGACAGGTTTTAGCTGCAAAACCCAACCATGCCCATCATTTATTGGCAGAACTGGAAAAAGATTTTGATGTAGAAATTATTACCCAAAATATTGATGATTTGCATGAAAGGGCAGGATCAACCAAAGTTACCCATCTTCATGGTGTAATTACCAAATCGCAATCCGATTTAAAATCAGAATTAGTTTATCCCATTACAGGCGCTGAAATTAAAATGGGCGAGTTATGCGAATTCGGTTCTCAGCTCAGGCCCCATGTAGTTTGGTTTGGTGAAGCCGTTCCGATAATAGAAGTAGCGGCTAAACTTTGTAAACAGGCCGACGTATTTGCAATTATTGGTACATCATTAGCCGTTTATCCGGCAGCAGGCCTGATAGACTTTGTGCCATCTGTGATCGACAAATACATCATTGATCCTAAGACACCAGATGTAAAACGTTATAAAAACGTAATCAATATCGAGAAAAATGCAGTCGAAGGTGTTGCAGAGTTAAAAGGACTGTTGTCGAATGCCAGATAAAAAGATTTGTATTTTTAACTGGAGCGGAGGTAAAGACAGTACTTTGGCACTCCACTATGCCTTACTAGACCAAACTATAGAAATCCGTTACCTCATTACCACGGTCACAGAAAAGTACAATAGGGTATCCATGCATGGTGTTAGAGAAGCCCTGCTGATTAAACAGGCTGAAAGCATTGGTATTCCATTGTATCAGATCCGTTTAGGAGAAATGCCTGATATGGAAACCTACGATCGTACAATGAAACAACACCTCACTAAGTT
This genomic interval carries:
- a CDS encoding DUF5074 domain-containing protein, giving the protein MKQLNLKQLLIGALVLTTGLYACKKDSIENLQIDPVVGKYENGFFVIGEGSYGQNSGAVSFYRYGDDTLNIRAYEKENPGKILSNAAKTSTLQFASVINGSIYLMCKVNGPIVKINEYTLKEEARYVQEASNWISIIQVDGNRGLVSANDGVYQIDLNTLAVQNKLTSVGAVNTGDMWKKGDYIYLLQSNGAKIVSANNYSLIKSFSGINRGFAQTPNGKIWASTGSRLIAIDNNLDTAGIALPVSIGTFGLDAPTRITSSTKENAVFYHSGKAIYKYIDGDKTSLSQPFINISEDPFMVYGAIRYDKNRDYIVVNGIQNYGAAATVNYLLIYNASTGALVKRIKYGGDGVTTDFTKIFFNDLAIFH
- a CDS encoding TonB-dependent siderophore receptor, encoding MNKKRMLTVASLGLAQLMIGQVANAQTQDSLQLKDVVISATKNDQKQSQTGKVVTIISREVLDRSNGKSLPDLLNEQAGIIISGGNSNQGKDKSIFFRGSGSGYTLVLIDGIIQNDPSSISGTFDLRLFSIDQIDHIEILKGGQSTIYGSDAVAGVINIVTKKGGPKGNTIYGVASAGSFETYKGTIGLNGGVEDFSYNINYTHFKTDGISEAVAPVGSTAMFDKDGFKTDGLNANFGIKLDKHFSVNPFLRYFYGDYKIDEGAFADGLPTNNSILKQFSAGFNSEYKFNTGKITLNYSHESNSNDVKSSYAGFPSNFLNFGKLNVVDLFYNQKLGNKLDLLVGIDNRKMKLVTDTKNPTTNIFAAYGSLFLHDLSIFNLEVGGRYNKHDQYGENYTYSVTPSINIIKEVKLFGTVSTAFKVPTLNMLFGQYGANLDLKPEKSQNYEAGVNLNIDEEAFTLRITGFKRDLTDAIVYTTGYINQGNQKYKGFEIEPAAKFSVFNINGYYAFVEGNTGTTNFLIRRPKHTFGINAGAQATSNLYASVNFRYFGKRFDTNFISYLDEEMPSYNLLNAYVEYALAKKRVKVFFDAKNILNKKYTEIIGYNTPGFNFNTGVSFNIR
- a CDS encoding DUF6580 family putative transport protein translates to MSHLKFNPRTLILLLMILAITAFRLLVTFNSDELKFANFSSIGAVALFGGAYFKDNLKAFAFPLLSLFLSDLILSATIFSKYSSGFLYEGWYWTYIAFALMVLVGRIMLKNVSIVNLLASTLVIVLIHWIVSDIGVWYHNPAYTQDIAGFWTCLVKAIPFEIRFLEGTVIYGALLFGAFEILKVKYPVLKLQTQKL
- a CDS encoding ABC transporter substrate-binding protein → MKVVSFLPAATKMIYDMGLQEYLHGVTFECPKEAVDQPKVVRCILEGKNYSSIEIDRIFSASKAQGKSLYWVDDELLESIAPDVVFTQDICEVCNIDTVCTETAVMKLSKLPTLVPLSPNNLQDVFECAITIAKALGKEEVALNYLASLQKKTDYILDQLRANRAPLKRIMLMEWIEPIYNCGHWIPFQIAAAGGVDMLSNPAGDSIVTPWEKILKYNPEVLVIAPCGFDQKRSLEEMALLTSKPGWDNLEAVKNNQVYIADFDMFTQPSIGTLVEGIEALACMFHPEIFKADENMAKKFINYAQSLQSV
- a CDS encoding Sir2 family NAD-dependent protein deacetylase, translating into MKLVVLTGAGISAESGLKTFRDADGLWEGYNIYDVATPEAWERNPELVQEFYNERRRQVLAAKPNHAHHLLAELEKDFDVEIITQNIDDLHERAGSTKVTHLHGVITKSQSDLKSELVYPITGAEIKMGELCEFGSQLRPHVVWFGEAVPIIEVAAKLCKQADVFAIIGTSLAVYPAAGLIDFVPSVIDKYIIDPKTPDVKRYKNVINIEKNAVEGVAELKGLLSNAR